In a genomic window of Urocitellus parryii isolate mUroPar1 chromosome 2, mUroPar1.hap1, whole genome shotgun sequence:
- the Lrriq4 gene encoding leucine-rich repeat and IQ domain-containing protein 4 has protein sequence MSKDLLKLQEHSPKVLLRNDPPQVTDRTFFIDASNQSLTAIPLEILALKELEEVHLENNQIEAIPEDIQQLKNVRILYLNKNKLHDLCLELGTLSNLEGLDLSYNPLLSSSLPVISSLRSLRELRLYQTDLREIPILICKSLRHLELLGLAGNHLESLPKEIVNQTKLREIYLRKNQFKEFPQELCVLYDLEIIDLDENKLTAIPEEIGNLTRLQKFYVAFNNLTFLPESLGQCREISVLDLSHNLLHSIPRTFSELLEMTEMGLSGNRLEKVPRLICKWTSLHLLYLRDTGLCALRRSFKRLDNLRFLDLSQNHLDHFPKLICGLKNLEILAMDDNQIGKLPLELGLLSKLKILGLSGNEFSSFPEEIFSLVSLEKLYMGQDQGSKLTQVPEHIGKLQSLKELYVENNHLEFLPVSLGTMPNLEVLDCRHNLLKQLPNAICQAQGLKELLLENNLLTHLPENLDRLVNLKVLTLMDNPMEDPPEEVCAQGNEAIWNHLKENRRKKIMVTKIQAWWRGTMVRKGFGKYEELIKTRKKGKTSPKDKKGKKVEKGKPVKEKKK, from the exons ATGTCAAAGGATTTACTAAAATTACAAGAACATTCACCTAAAGTTCTTCTGAGAAATGATCCACCACAGGTCACAGATAGGACATTCTTCATCGACGCTTCTAATCAAAGCCTGACTGCCATTCCACTGGAGATCTTGGCATTAAAGGAATTAGAAGAAGTGCATTTGGAAAATAACCAGATTGAAGCAATACCCGAGGACATTCAGCAATTAAAGAATGTCAGGATCCTCTACCTGAATAAGAACAAACTGCACGACCTGTGCCTGGAGCTGGGGACGCTGAGCAACCTGGAGGGCCTGGACCTCAGTTACaaccccctcctctcctcttccctcccagtcATCAGCAGCCTCCGCTCCCTGCGGGAGCTCCGGCTCTACCAGACTGACCTGAGGGAGATTCCCATCCTGATCTGCAAAAGCCTTCGCCATCTGGAACTGCTGGGACTGGCTGGAAATCACCTGGAATCGCTACCGAAGGAAATAGTGAACCAGACCAAACTAAGGGAAATCTACCTGAGGAAAAACCAGTTCAAGGAGTTCCCGCAGgaactctgtgtcctctatgACCTGGAGATCATCGACCTGGACGAGAACAAACTAACTGCCATCCCAGAGGAAATCGGGAATCTGACGAGGCTGCAGAAGTTCTATGTGGCTTTTAACAACCTGACCTTTTTGCCCGAGTCTCTGGGCCAGTGTAGGGAAATATCAGTGCTCGATTTATCTCACAACCTTCTCCATTCCATCCCGCGTACCTTTAGTGAGCTCCTGGAGATGACGGAAATGGGGCTGAGTGGGAACCGCCTGGAGAAGGTGCCGCGCCTTATCTGCAAGTGGACCTCGCTGCACCTGCTCTACCTGCGCGACACCGGCCTGTGCGCGCTGCGGCGCTCCTTTAAGCGGCTGGACAACTTGCGCTTCCTGGATCTCAGCCAGAACCACCTGGACCACTTTCCGAAGCTGATCTGTGGGCTGAAGAACCTGGAAATCCTGGCGATGGATGATAATCAAATAGGGAAG TTGCCTTTGGAGTTGGGCTTACTTTCGAAACTGAAGATACTTGGACTATCAGGAAATGAGTTCTCTTCCTTCCCAGAGGAAATCTTTTCTTTGGTGTCTCTAGAGAAGTTATACATGGGGCAAGACCAGGGATCCAAGCTTACCCAAGTGCCAGAACACATTGGGAAATTACAG AGTCTTAAAGAATTGTATGTAGAGAACAATCATCTGGAGTTCCTGCCTGTATCCTTGGGAACAATGCCTAACCTGGAAGTTCTTGATTGCCGGCACAATTTGCTTAAGCAACTCCCAAATGCCATTTGCCAAGCACAAG GCTTGAAAGAGTTGCTGCTAGAGAACAACTTGCTCACCCATCTCCCAGAGAATTTGGACCGCCTGGTGAACCTTAAGGTTCTTACACTGATGGACAACCCCATGGAAGATCCCCCTGAAGAAGTGTGTGCTCAAGGAAATGAGGCCATATGGAACCACCttaaggaaaacagaagaaagaaaataatggtcACAAAG atccaggcatggtggcgtgGGACCATGGTACGGAAAGGATTTGGGAAATATGAAGAACTAATCAAAACACGAAAGAAAGGAAAGACGTCTCCAAaagataagaaaggaaagaaggtggaaaaaggaaaacccgtaaaggaaaaaaagaaataa